In a genomic window of Phacochoerus africanus isolate WHEZ1 chromosome 6, ROS_Pafr_v1, whole genome shotgun sequence:
- the EBAG9 gene encoding receptor-binding cancer antigen expressed on SiSo cells isoform X1, with the protein MAITQFRLFKVCTCLATVFSFLKRLICRSGRGRKLSGDQITLPTTVDYSSVPKQTDVEEWTSWDEDAPTSVKIEGGNGNVATQQNALEQLEPDYFKDMTPTIRKTQKIIIKKREPLNFGIPDGSTGFSSRLAATQDMPFIHQSPELGDLDTWQENTNAWEEEEDAAWQAEEVLRQQKIADREKRAAEQQRKKMEKEAQRLMKKEQNKIGVKLS; encoded by the exons ATGGCTATCACACAGTTTCGGTTATTTAAAGTTTGTACCTGCCTAGCAACAGTATTCTCATTCCTAAAAAGATTAATATGCAG ATCTGGCAGAGGACGAAAGTTAAGTGGAGACCAAATAACTTTGCCAACTACAGTTGATTATTCATCAGTTCCTAagcag ACAGATGTTGAAGAGTGGACTTCCTGGGATGAAGATGCACCCACAAGTGTAAAGATTGAAGGAGGGAATGGGAATGTGGCAACGCAACAAAATGCTTTAGAACAACTTGAACCTGACTATTTTAAAGACATGACACCAACTATAAGGAAAACCCAGAAA ATCATTATTAAGAAGAGAGAACCATTAAATTTTGGCATCCCAGATGGTAGCACAGGTTTCTCtagtaggctagcagctacacaAGATATGCCTTTTATTCATCAGTCT cCTGAATTAGGTGATTTGGATACCTGGCAGGAAAATACCAATGcatgggaagaagaagaagatgcagCCTGGCAAGCTGAAGAAGTTCTGAG GCAGCAGAAGATAGCAGACAGGGAAAAGAGAGCAGCAGaacaacaaaggaagaaaatggaaaaggaagcgCAGCGGCTAATGaagaaggaacaaaacaaaattggTGTGAAACTTTCATAA
- the EBAG9 gene encoding receptor-binding cancer antigen expressed on SiSo cells isoform X2 — MAITQFRLFKVCTCLATVFSFLKRLICRSGRGRKLSGDQITLPTTVDYSSVPKQTDVEEWTSWDEDAPTSVKIEGGNGNVATQQNALEQLEPDYFKDMTPTIRKTQKPELGDLDTWQENTNAWEEEEDAAWQAEEVLRQQKIADREKRAAEQQRKKMEKEAQRLMKKEQNKIGVKLS; from the exons ATGGCTATCACACAGTTTCGGTTATTTAAAGTTTGTACCTGCCTAGCAACAGTATTCTCATTCCTAAAAAGATTAATATGCAG ATCTGGCAGAGGACGAAAGTTAAGTGGAGACCAAATAACTTTGCCAACTACAGTTGATTATTCATCAGTTCCTAagcag ACAGATGTTGAAGAGTGGACTTCCTGGGATGAAGATGCACCCACAAGTGTAAAGATTGAAGGAGGGAATGGGAATGTGGCAACGCAACAAAATGCTTTAGAACAACTTGAACCTGACTATTTTAAAGACATGACACCAACTATAAGGAAAACCCAGAAA cCTGAATTAGGTGATTTGGATACCTGGCAGGAAAATACCAATGcatgggaagaagaagaagatgcagCCTGGCAAGCTGAAGAAGTTCTGAG GCAGCAGAAGATAGCAGACAGGGAAAAGAGAGCAGCAGaacaacaaaggaagaaaatggaaaaggaagcgCAGCGGCTAATGaagaaggaacaaaacaaaattggTGTGAAACTTTCATAA